The following are encoded in a window of Massilia sp. R2A-15 genomic DNA:
- the ubiA gene encoding 4-hydroxybenzoate octaprenyltransferase, with product MTKLALYFKLIRADKPIGILLLLWPTLIALWLASDGLPDIRLLLIFTVGTALMRSAGCAINDYADRDFDKHVKRTAERPLTSGKIAPWEALAIAAALAVISFLLILPLNALTKQLSVAAVIIAGSYPYFKRFFAIPQAYLGIAFGFGIPMAFAAVQNQVPAVAWSLLVANVFWAVAYDTEYAMVDRDDDLKIGIRTSAITFGRFDVAAVMLCYGAALAIDLACGWLLGLRWWFVAGVAVAAAIALYHYTLIRGRDRMRCFAAFRHNNWLGAALFAGVALDYALG from the coding sequence ATGACCAAGCTGGCCCTGTACTTCAAACTGATCCGCGCCGACAAGCCGATCGGCATCCTGCTGCTGCTGTGGCCCACGCTGATCGCGCTGTGGCTGGCCTCGGACGGCCTCCCCGACATCAGGCTGCTGCTGATCTTCACCGTCGGCACCGCCCTGATGCGCTCGGCCGGCTGCGCCATCAACGATTACGCCGACCGCGACTTCGACAAGCACGTCAAGCGCACCGCCGAACGCCCGCTCACCAGCGGCAAGATCGCGCCGTGGGAAGCACTCGCGATCGCTGCCGCGCTGGCCGTGATCTCCTTCCTGCTGATCCTGCCGCTGAACGCGCTGACCAAGCAACTGTCGGTCGCCGCCGTCATCATCGCCGGCAGCTATCCCTACTTCAAGCGCTTCTTCGCAATCCCGCAGGCCTACCTCGGCATTGCCTTCGGCTTCGGCATTCCGATGGCCTTCGCCGCGGTGCAGAACCAGGTGCCGGCCGTGGCCTGGTCGCTGCTGGTGGCCAACGTGTTCTGGGCCGTCGCCTACGACACCGAATACGCCATGGTCGACCGCGACGACGACCTGAAGATCGGCATCCGAACCTCGGCCATCACCTTCGGCCGCTTCGACGTCGCCGCCGTCATGCTGTGCTACGGCGCCGCGCTGGCGATCGACCTGGCCTGCGGCTGGCTGCTCGGCCTGCGCTGGTGGTTCGTCGCCGGCGTCGCCGTGGCCGCGGCCATCGCCCTGTACCACTACACCCTGATTCGCGGCCGCGACCGGATGCGCTGTTTCGCCGCCTTCCGCCACAACAATTGGTTGGGTGCGGCCCTTTTTGCTGGAGTCGCGTTAGACTATGCATTAGGATAA
- a CDS encoding phage holin family protein — protein sequence MAIGAAVGRIATTLVAMVQTRLELASVEMEEQSQRWLGYLLMSMLALFLAAIAIVMGALFVIILFWDTHRIGAVLGLAAVFALSALAVGLKVRSGMKAQPALLSATIGELRKDLEFLSAERHAHDHQ from the coding sequence ATGGCGATCGGCGCAGCGGTCGGGAGGATCGCGACCACCCTCGTCGCCATGGTCCAGACGCGCCTCGAGCTGGCGTCGGTGGAGATGGAGGAGCAGTCGCAGCGCTGGCTCGGCTACCTGCTGATGTCGATGCTGGCGCTGTTCCTGGCCGCGATCGCGATCGTGATGGGCGCCCTGTTCGTCATCATCCTGTTCTGGGACACGCACCGCATCGGCGCGGTGCTTGGCCTGGCCGCGGTGTTCGCACTGTCGGCGCTGGCGGTCGGGCTCAAGGTGCGCTCGGGGATGAAGGCGCAGCCGGCGCTGCTGTCGGCCACGATTGGCGAACTGCGCAAGGATCTCGAGTTCCTCAGCGCGGAAAGGCACGCCCATGACCACCAGTGA
- a CDS encoding nucleotidyltransferase substrate binding protein: MNQESRWKQRFDNYRRALATLDKAAALAQQRPLSELEQQGLIQGFEFTHELAWNMLKDFLEEQGVSGLIGSRDAIRTAFKNDLIADGETWMDMIKDHNLSSHTYQLDLANRIAADILTRFYPAFQALAETMTKIANGEDK; the protein is encoded by the coding sequence ATGAATCAGGAATCACGTTGGAAGCAGCGCTTCGACAACTATCGACGCGCACTGGCGACCCTGGACAAAGCGGCCGCCCTGGCGCAACAACGTCCGCTGTCGGAGCTGGAGCAGCAGGGTTTGATCCAAGGCTTCGAGTTCACGCACGAACTCGCGTGGAACATGCTGAAGGATTTTCTGGAGGAACAAGGGGTCTCCGGCCTGATCGGCTCTCGCGACGCCATCCGTACGGCTTTCAAGAATGACCTGATCGCGGACGGCGAGACCTGGATGGACATGATCAAGGATCACAATCTCAGTTCCCATACCTATCAACTGGATTTGGCTAACCGGATCGCCGCCGATATCCTGACGCGCTTCTACCCTGCTTTCCAGGCGTTGGCTGAAACCATGACGAAGATAGCCAATGGCGAGGACAAGTGA
- a CDS encoding ATP-binding protein: protein MDWAFEQSPDCIKIMGLDGALLAMNRNGMCAMEIDDFSNVLGHKWPVLWPDATRSKVQTAMERALAGEEGHFNAFCPTARGTPKWWDVLVTPIRNGDGHVERLLAVSRDISEVRRAVEAQLELAARLQFTLEATEIGEWDLDLESLAATRTLRHDQCFGYPDGASEWSVDIMLGHVHPQDRALVEAAFHEALKNDRPLRFEARIIWNDNSIHWISVHGSRYRSADRPDRMIGIVSDITDRMRTTEELKEASQRKDEFLAMLAHELRNPLAPISAAAQILTLGRADAALTLKAGTIIDRQARHMNRLLDDLLDVSRVTQGLVTLSMMRLDLKRVIADAVEQARPMIEQNQHHFSVQLDPAQAFALGDDKRLVQVLANLLNNAAKYTPRGGNIALRLRCKGGFAHISVKDDGIGMDSATLENAFELFSQAARSSDRTTGGLGLGLALVKSLVDRHDGSVTGHSAGKGMGSEFEVRLPLLAAGPAVSNDEAARVPAGSRLRLLIVDDNRDAAETLGMVLGADGHEIHIAFAGQDAIDSAAAIRPDACLLDVGLPDMSGYELARRLRALPETRDASMIAVTGYGSKNDREHSVHAGIDHHLTKPVDTTLLKQALAAIAPKVTN from the coding sequence ATGGACTGGGCGTTCGAGCAAAGCCCTGACTGCATCAAGATCATGGGTCTCGATGGCGCGCTGCTGGCGATGAACCGCAATGGCATGTGCGCCATGGAGATCGACGATTTCTCCAATGTGCTTGGCCACAAGTGGCCAGTGCTGTGGCCAGACGCCACGCGCTCCAAGGTGCAGACCGCGATGGAGCGCGCGCTGGCGGGCGAGGAAGGACACTTCAATGCGTTCTGCCCGACCGCCAGAGGCACACCGAAATGGTGGGACGTCCTGGTCACGCCGATCCGCAATGGCGATGGCCATGTGGAGCGTCTGCTGGCGGTTTCGCGCGACATTTCCGAAGTGCGCCGCGCGGTCGAAGCGCAGCTCGAACTGGCGGCCCGCCTGCAATTTACGCTCGAGGCGACCGAAATTGGCGAATGGGACCTCGACCTTGAATCGCTCGCCGCCACGCGTACGCTGCGTCACGACCAGTGCTTCGGCTACCCGGACGGCGCGTCCGAATGGAGTGTCGACATTATGCTCGGGCACGTCCATCCGCAGGATCGCGCGCTCGTCGAAGCTGCATTCCACGAAGCGCTCAAAAACGATCGGCCGCTGCGGTTCGAGGCGCGCATCATCTGGAACGACAACAGCATCCACTGGATCAGCGTGCATGGCAGCCGCTATCGCTCGGCCGATCGGCCGGACCGCATGATCGGAATCGTCTCCGACATCACCGACCGTATGCGCACGACCGAAGAGCTGAAGGAAGCGAGCCAGCGCAAAGATGAATTCCTTGCGATGCTGGCGCACGAACTGCGCAACCCGCTCGCGCCAATCAGCGCGGCGGCGCAAATCCTCACGCTGGGCCGGGCCGATGCCGCCCTCACCCTCAAGGCCGGCACCATCATCGACCGCCAGGCGCGCCACATGAACCGCCTGCTCGACGACCTGCTCGACGTCTCGCGCGTCACCCAGGGGCTGGTGACACTGTCGATGATGCGCCTCGACCTGAAGCGCGTGATCGCCGATGCGGTCGAACAGGCACGCCCGATGATCGAACAGAATCAGCACCACTTCAGCGTGCAGCTCGATCCCGCGCAAGCGTTCGCGCTGGGCGACGACAAGCGACTGGTGCAGGTGCTGGCCAACTTGCTCAACAACGCGGCGAAATACACGCCGCGCGGGGGCAATATCGCGCTGCGCCTGCGCTGCAAAGGCGGTTTCGCGCACATCAGCGTCAAGGACGACGGCATCGGCATGGATTCGGCTACGCTGGAAAATGCGTTCGAACTGTTCTCGCAAGCGGCCCGTTCATCGGACCGCACCACCGGTGGCCTCGGTCTCGGCCTTGCGCTGGTCAAGAGCCTGGTCGATCGTCACGATGGCTCGGTCACCGGACATAGTGCCGGCAAGGGAATGGGAAGCGAATTCGAAGTCAGATTGCCGTTGCTGGCAGCGGGCCCCGCCGTGTCGAACGACGAAGCGGCGCGCGTTCCCGCAGGCTCGCGGCTGCGCCTGCTGATCGTCGATGACAACCGCGACGCCGCGGAAACGCTGGGGATGGTCCTGGGGGCCGACGGTCACGAAATTCACATCGCTTTCGCCGGGCAGGATGCGATCGACAGCGCGGCCGCGATCCGTCCCGACGCCTGCCTGCTCGACGTGGGCCTGCCGGACATGAGCGGCTACGAACTGGCGCGCCGCCTGCGCGCGCTGCCGGAGACGCGCGATGCATCGATGATCGCCGTGACCGGCTACGGCAGCAAGAACGACCGCGAGCACTCGGTCCATGCGGGCATCGACCACCACCTGACCAAGCCGGTCGATACAACCTTGCTGAAGCAGGCGCTGGCCGCCATCGCGCCCAAAGTCACCAACTGA
- a CDS encoding type IV pilus twitching motility protein PilT has protein sequence MDISELLAFSVKNKASDLHLSSGLPPMIRVHGDVRRINLPPLEHKDVHGMIYDIMNDGQRKQYEEVLECDFSFAIPGLARFRVNAFNQERGAAAVLRTIPSKILSLEDLNAPKIFAELAMKPRGLVLVTGPTGSGKSTTLAAMVNHLNENEYGHILTIEDPIEFVHDSKKCLINQREVGPHTLSFNNALRSALREDPDCILVGELRDLETIRLALSAAETGHLVFGTLHTSSAAKTIDRIVDVFPADEKEMVRAMLSESLQAVVSQTLLKTKDGSGRVAAHEIMIGTPAIRNLIREAKIAQMYSAIQTGSNVGMQTLDQNLTDLVKRNIISLGAARNAAKTPDNFPG, from the coding sequence ATGGACATCTCCGAATTACTCGCTTTCTCCGTCAAGAACAAGGCTTCCGACCTGCACCTGTCGTCCGGCCTGCCGCCGATGATCCGCGTGCACGGCGACGTGCGCCGCATCAACCTGCCGCCGCTCGAGCATAAGGACGTGCACGGCATGATCTATGACATCATGAACGACGGCCAGCGCAAGCAATACGAGGAAGTGCTCGAATGCGACTTCTCGTTCGCCATCCCGGGCCTGGCGCGCTTTCGCGTCAACGCCTTCAACCAGGAACGCGGCGCCGCCGCCGTGCTGCGCACGATTCCGTCGAAGATCCTGTCGCTCGAAGACCTGAACGCGCCGAAGATTTTCGCCGAACTGGCGATGAAGCCGCGTGGCCTGGTGCTCGTGACCGGCCCGACCGGCTCGGGCAAATCGACCACGCTGGCGGCGATGGTCAATCACCTCAACGAAAACGAGTACGGCCACATCCTCACCATCGAGGACCCGATCGAATTCGTGCACGACTCGAAGAAGTGCCTGATCAACCAGCGCGAAGTCGGCCCGCACACGCTGTCGTTCAACAACGCGCTGCGCTCGGCGCTGCGTGAAGACCCGGACTGCATCCTGGTCGGCGAATTGCGCGACCTGGAAACCATCCGGCTTGCCCTGTCGGCCGCCGAAACCGGCCACCTGGTATTCGGCACGCTGCATACCTCGTCGGCGGCCAAGACCATCGATCGTATCGTCGACGTGTTCCCGGCCGACGAAAAGGAAATGGTGCGCGCGATGCTGTCCGAATCGCTGCAGGCGGTGGTCTCGCAGACCCTGCTGAAGACCAAGGACGGCTCCGGCCGCGTGGCCGCGCACGAGATCATGATCGGCACGCCGGCGATCCGCAACCTGATCCGCGAAGCGAAGATCGCGCAGATGTATTCGGCGATCCAGACCGGCAGCAACGTCGGCATGCAGACGCTGGACCAGAACCTGACCGACCTGGTCAAGCGTAATATCATCTCGCTTGGCGCCGCGCGTAACGCCGCCAAGACGCCGGATAACTTCCCCGGCTAA
- a CDS encoding hydrogen peroxide-inducible genes activator, whose product MTLTELKYIVAVARARHFGHAAEACYVAQPTLSVAIKKLEDELGVVLFERGGAEVSVTPLGAQIIAQAERVLEQTAAIKELAKQNKDPLAGPLRLGVIYTIGPYLLPPLVKNLIENVPQMPLVLQENFTVRLLELLRQGELDAAIMALPLPEHGMAMQTLYDEPFVVATPKHHPWAGRKTVAAEDLKSETMLLLGNGHCFRDQVLEVCPEMARFSAPGNGMQRTFEGSSLETIRHMVASGIGLTVLPRASVPDMKDRNGMLSFVPFSAPVPSRRVVIVWRKSFTRRAAIDAICDAVAQCDLPGVEMVAPEAAAA is encoded by the coding sequence ATGACCCTGACCGAACTGAAATATATCGTTGCCGTCGCGCGTGCGAGACATTTCGGGCATGCCGCCGAGGCGTGCTACGTCGCCCAGCCCACCTTGTCCGTCGCCATCAAGAAGCTCGAAGACGAGTTGGGCGTCGTGCTGTTCGAACGCGGCGGCGCCGAGGTGTCGGTCACGCCGCTCGGCGCACAGATCATCGCCCAGGCCGAGCGCGTGCTCGAGCAGACCGCGGCGATCAAGGAGCTGGCCAAGCAGAACAAGGATCCGCTGGCCGGGCCGCTGCGCCTCGGCGTGATCTACACGATCGGCCCCTACCTGCTGCCGCCGCTGGTGAAGAACCTGATCGAGAACGTGCCGCAGATGCCGCTGGTGCTGCAGGAGAATTTCACCGTGCGCCTGCTCGAACTGCTGCGCCAGGGCGAGCTCGACGCGGCCATCATGGCGCTGCCGCTGCCCGAGCACGGCATGGCGATGCAGACGCTGTACGACGAGCCGTTCGTGGTCGCCACGCCGAAGCATCATCCGTGGGCCGGCCGCAAGACCGTCGCGGCCGAAGACCTGAAATCGGAAACCATGCTCTTGCTGGGCAATGGCCACTGCTTCCGCGACCAGGTGCTGGAGGTGTGTCCGGAGATGGCGCGCTTCTCCGCGCCGGGCAACGGCATGCAGCGCACTTTCGAAGGCTCGTCGCTCGAGACGATCCGCCACATGGTCGCCAGCGGCATCGGCCTGACCGTGCTGCCGCGCGCGTCGGTGCCGGACATGAAGGACAGGAACGGCATGCTCAGTTTTGTGCCGTTCAGCGCGCCGGTGCCGTCGCGCCGCGTGGTGATCGTCTGGCGCAAGAGCTTCACGCGGCGCGCGGCGATCGACGCGATCTGCGATGCAGTGGCGCAGTGCGACCTGCCGGGCGTGGAGATGGTGGCGCCTGAAGCGGCCGCCGCTTGA
- a CDS encoding PilT/PilU family type 4a pilus ATPase, which produces MSTTFGPAEAQAYIHKLLTVMHHQGGSDLFVSADFPPSMKHQGAMKPLSQQKLSGEVTRALALSLMNDKQKAEFEAEMECNFAISLPNVCRFRVNVFVQQQCVAMVVRTIASEIPNFEKLDLPEVLKDVIMTKRGLVLVVGGTGSGKSTTLAAMIDYRNANSAGHIITVEDPVEYVHKNKGCLITHREVGVDTHSWHNALKNTLRQAPDVILIGEIRDTETMEHAIAFAETGHLCLGTLHANNSNQTMDRIINFFPEERRSQLLMDLSSNLRAIVSQRLVRTEDGKGRKAAIEILLNTATIGEMILKGNFQGIKEIMHKSRELGMCTFDQALYELYNKGYIGYDEAIRNADSANGLRLQIKLRGDRKEPEMAGKTTSDDLSMLVEDEPEE; this is translated from the coding sequence ATGTCCACCACTTTTGGGCCCGCCGAAGCGCAGGCGTATATCCACAAACTGCTCACCGTGATGCATCACCAGGGCGGCTCCGACCTGTTCGTGTCGGCCGATTTCCCGCCGTCGATGAAGCACCAGGGAGCGATGAAGCCGCTGAGCCAACAGAAGCTGTCGGGCGAAGTCACGCGCGCGCTGGCGCTGTCGCTGATGAACGACAAGCAGAAGGCCGAATTCGAAGCCGAGATGGAGTGCAATTTCGCCATCTCGCTGCCCAACGTGTGCCGCTTCCGCGTCAACGTCTTCGTCCAGCAGCAGTGCGTGGCGATGGTGGTGCGCACGATCGCCTCCGAAATCCCGAACTTCGAGAAGCTCGACCTGCCGGAGGTGCTCAAGGACGTCATCATGACCAAGCGCGGCCTGGTGCTGGTCGTCGGCGGCACCGGCTCGGGCAAGTCGACCACGCTGGCAGCGATGATCGACTACCGCAACGCCAATTCGGCCGGCCACATCATCACGGTGGAAGACCCGGTCGAATACGTCCACAAGAACAAGGGCTGCCTGATCACGCACCGCGAAGTCGGCGTGGACACCCACTCGTGGCACAACGCGCTGAAAAACACGCTGCGCCAGGCGCCGGACGTGATCCTGATCGGCGAGATCCGCGACACCGAAACCATGGAGCACGCGATCGCGTTCGCCGAGACGGGCCACCTGTGCCTTGGCACGCTGCACGCGAATAACTCGAACCAGACCATGGACCGGATCATCAACTTCTTCCCGGAAGAGCGGCGCAGCCAACTGCTGATGGACCTGTCGTCGAACCTGCGCGCGATCGTCTCGCAGCGCCTGGTGCGCACCGAGGACGGCAAGGGCCGCAAGGCGGCGATCGAGATCCTGCTGAACACGGCGACGATCGGCGAGATGATCCTGAAGGGGAACTTCCAGGGCATCAAGGAGATCATGCACAAGTCGCGCGAGCTGGGCATGTGCACGTTTGACCAGGCGCTGTACGAGCTGTATAACAAAGGCTACATCGGCTACGACGAGGCGATCCGCAACGCCGACTCGGCCAACGGCCTGCGCCTGCAGATCAAGCTGCGCGGCGACCGCAAGGAGCCGGAAATGGCCGGCAAGACGACGTCGGACGACCTGTCGATGCTGGTGGAGGACGAGCCGGAGGAGTAA
- the proC gene encoding pyrroline-5-carboxylate reductase: MKITFIGGGNMASALIAGLAGQLTAGENIHVVDPNPEQLTRLKDSYGVSTATEIGPKAGASDVIVLAVKPQQMREVAAQLMPQLAEAQPLLLSIAAGIRGADLSRWLGGYGAIVRTMPNTPALIGQGITGMVAMAGVSDAQKAAAGDIMRAVGATVWLDDEALIDPVTAVSGSGPAYVFYFIEAMQQAAEELGLSAEQGKQLALATFVGASQLAAQSADEVAVLRERVTSKGGTTYAAITSMEQAGVKQAIVDAVKAAAARGRELGEQLGAD, from the coding sequence ATGAAGATCACGTTCATCGGCGGCGGCAACATGGCGTCGGCGCTCATCGCCGGCCTGGCGGGACAGCTCACCGCGGGCGAAAACATTCACGTTGTCGATCCGAACCCTGAACAGCTGACGCGGCTGAAGGACAGCTACGGCGTCAGCACAGCCACCGAGATCGGGCCGAAGGCCGGCGCCAGCGACGTGATCGTGCTGGCGGTGAAGCCGCAGCAGATGCGCGAAGTGGCGGCGCAGTTGATGCCGCAACTGGCCGAGGCGCAGCCGCTGCTGCTGTCGATCGCGGCCGGCATCCGCGGCGCCGACCTGTCGCGCTGGCTGGGCGGCTACGGCGCGATCGTGCGCACGATGCCCAACACGCCGGCGCTGATCGGGCAGGGCATCACCGGCATGGTGGCGATGGCCGGGGTGAGCGACGCGCAGAAGGCGGCGGCCGGCGACATCATGCGCGCGGTGGGCGCGACCGTGTGGCTGGACGACGAGGCGCTGATCGATCCGGTGACGGCGGTGTCGGGCAGCGGGCCGGCGTATGTGTTTTACTTTATCGAGGCGATGCAGCAGGCGGCCGAGGAGCTGGGATTGTCGGCGGAGCAGGGCAAGCAGCTGGCGCTGGCGACCTTTGTCGGCGCATCGCAGCTGGCGGCGCAGTCGGCAGATGAGGTGGCGGTGCTGCGCGAGCGGGTGACGTCGAAGGGCGGCACGACCTATGCGGCTATCACCAGCATGGAGCAGGCCGGGGTGAAGCAGGCGATTGTCGATGCGGTCAAGGCGGCGGCGGCGCGCGGGCGGGAATTGGGCGAGCAGCTCGGCGCAGATTAA
- a CDS encoding YqjD family protein, producing MMEKIPTQTGARDQLMNDLKSVIHDAESWIRNSSLTGEDLKAAKEKFERTISSAKADLVHYQELAVEKTKEAAKATDEYVHENPWKSVAIGATVGLLLGVAISRGTR from the coding sequence ATGATGGAAAAAATCCCTACCCAGACCGGCGCGCGCGACCAACTGATGAACGACCTGAAATCGGTGATCCATGACGCCGAAAGCTGGATCCGCAACAGCTCGCTGACCGGCGAGGACCTGAAGGCGGCCAAGGAAAAATTCGAGCGCACCATCTCCAGCGCCAAGGCCGACCTGGTCCACTACCAGGAACTGGCTGTCGAGAAGACCAAGGAAGCGGCCAAGGCGACCGACGAATACGTGCACGAGAATCCATGGAAATCGGTCGCGATCGGCGCCACCGTCGGGCTGCTGCTCGGCGTGGCGATCTCGCGCGGCACCCGCTGA
- a CDS encoding glutathione peroxidase — protein MNIFDYSATSLAGAPVDLAQYKGKVLLIVNTASACGFTPQYKGLEEVYKQFSDKGVVVLGFPCNQFGAQEKGTEEEIGAFCEKNYGVTFPLFSKIDVNGDDAHPLFKQLKKEAPGLLGTEAIKWNFTKFLVGKDGKVYKRYAPSTAPAELTGDIEKLLSA, from the coding sequence ATGAACATTTTCGACTACTCGGCCACCAGCCTGGCCGGCGCGCCCGTGGATCTGGCGCAGTACAAGGGCAAGGTTCTCTTAATCGTCAACACCGCCAGCGCGTGTGGCTTCACGCCCCAGTACAAGGGGCTCGAGGAAGTCTACAAGCAGTTCAGCGACAAGGGCGTCGTCGTGCTCGGCTTCCCGTGCAACCAGTTCGGCGCGCAGGAGAAAGGCACCGAAGAAGAAATCGGCGCCTTCTGCGAGAAGAACTACGGCGTGACCTTTCCGCTGTTTTCCAAGATCGACGTCAACGGCGACGACGCGCACCCGCTGTTCAAGCAGCTCAAAAAGGAAGCGCCGGGACTGTTGGGCACCGAAGCGATCAAGTGGAACTTCACCAAATTCCTCGTCGGTAAAGACGGCAAAGTGTACAAGCGCTACGCCCCTTCGACCGCGCCGGCCGAACTGACCGGCGATATCGAAAAACTGCTTTCGGCCTGA
- a CDS encoding PilT/PilU family type 4a pilus ATPase, whose product MERDQASKFMFDLLRLMTSKGGSDLFITAGFPPAIKIDGKVTPVSSQALTAAHTADLARSIMNDKQTAGFELTKEANFAISPGDLGRFRVSAFVQMSCVGMVLRVITTTIPKLEDLELPPVLADIIMAKRGLVIMVGATGSGKSTTMAAMVGYRNENSHGHIITIEDPVEYVHPHKNCVITQREVGVDTDSFEAALKNSLRQAPDVIQIGEIRDRETMEHAIAFAETGHLCLATLHANSSNQAIDRIINFFPEERRAQLLMDLSLNLKGMVSQRLIPRKESKGRVVAIEIMLNSPLISDLIFKGQVHEIKEIMKKSRELGMQTFDQALFDLHEADKISYEDALRNADSVNDLRLAIKLEGKDAKNRDLSAGTQHLGIV is encoded by the coding sequence ATGGAACGCGATCAGGCTTCAAAATTCATGTTCGACCTGCTCCGGCTGATGACCAGCAAGGGCGGCTCGGACCTGTTCATCACCGCGGGCTTCCCGCCGGCGATCAAGATCGACGGCAAAGTGACGCCGGTGTCGAGCCAGGCGCTGACCGCGGCGCACACCGCCGACCTGGCCCGCTCGATCATGAACGACAAGCAGACCGCCGGCTTCGAACTGACCAAGGAAGCGAATTTCGCCATCAGCCCGGGCGACCTGGGACGCTTCCGCGTTTCGGCCTTCGTGCAAATGAGCTGCGTGGGCATGGTGCTGCGCGTGATCACCACCACGATCCCGAAACTCGAAGACCTCGAGCTGCCGCCGGTGCTGGCCGACATTATCATGGCCAAGCGCGGCCTGGTGATCATGGTCGGCGCGACCGGCTCGGGCAAATCGACGACGATGGCGGCGATGGTCGGCTACCGCAACGAGAACAGCCACGGCCACATCATCACCATCGAAGACCCGGTCGAATACGTCCACCCGCACAAGAACTGCGTGATCACGCAGCGCGAAGTGGGCGTGGACACCGACAGCTTCGAGGCGGCGCTGAAAAACTCGCTGCGCCAGGCGCCCGACGTGATCCAGATCGGCGAGATCCGCGACCGCGAAACGATGGAGCATGCGATCGCGTTTGCCGAAACCGGCCACCTGTGCCTGGCCACCCTGCACGCCAACAGCTCTAACCAGGCAATCGACCGCATCATCAACTTCTTCCCGGAAGAGCGCCGCGCGCAGCTGCTGATGGATTTGTCGCTGAACCTGAAGGGCATGGTGTCGCAGCGCCTGATTCCGCGCAAGGAGTCCAAGGGCCGCGTGGTGGCGATCGAAATCATGCTCAATTCGCCGCTGATCTCCGACCTGATCTTCAAGGGCCAGGTGCACGAGATCAAGGAGATCATGAAGAAGTCGCGCGAGCTGGGCATGCAGACTTTCGACCAGGCGCTGTTCGACCTGCACGAGGCCGACAAGATCAGCTATGAAGACGCGCTGCGCAATGCCGACTCGGTCAACGATTTACGCCTTGCGATAAAATTGGAAGGCAAGGACGCGAAAAACCGCGACCTGTCCGCCGGCACACAACACCTGGGGATCGTCTGA
- a CDS encoding nucleotidyltransferase family protein, which yields MDFGLPDAAIEKIRLALARHPEVEQAKLYGSRARGTFKNSSDIDLTLQGEQLTHRTLLRLMDELDDLLLPWMIDLSIFSALDHPALRHQIERDGVIFYERVQPRGQVRRT from the coding sequence ATGGACTTCGGATTGCCAGACGCTGCGATTGAAAAAATCCGATTGGCGTTGGCGCGTCATCCGGAAGTCGAACAGGCGAAGCTGTACGGGTCGCGCGCGCGCGGCACCTTCAAGAACAGTTCCGACATCGACCTGACGCTTCAGGGCGAACAGCTCACGCACCGAACCTTGCTGCGCCTGATGGATGAACTAGACGATCTGCTGCTGCCGTGGATGATCGATCTTTCCATCTTCTCGGCGCTCGATCATCCAGCATTGCGCCATCAGATCGAACGGGATGGCGTGATTTTCTACGAGCGTGTACAACCCCGGGGTCAGGTCCGGCGGACCTGA
- a CDS encoding YggS family pyridoxal phosphate-dependent enzyme, translated as MSTIAHKLQAVDETIQAAIKASGRAPGTVQLLAVSKTFPAGAVLEAVAAGQRAFGENYLQEGIDKIAAVGAALPGEAIEWHFIGPIQSNKTRPIAASFAWVHTVERLKIAQRLSEQRPDDLPPLNICLQVNISGEASKSGATPEELPELARQVAALSRLKLRGLMAIPEPETDVSKQRAAFARVRMLFDQLRADGFDLDTLSMGMSADLEAAIAEGATIVRVGSAIFGARNYDNKDKA; from the coding sequence ATGTCCACAATCGCCCACAAACTGCAAGCTGTCGATGAGACAATCCAGGCCGCGATCAAGGCCTCCGGGCGCGCTCCGGGAACGGTGCAACTGCTCGCCGTGTCCAAGACTTTTCCGGCCGGCGCCGTGCTCGAAGCGGTGGCTGCCGGCCAGCGCGCGTTCGGCGAAAACTACCTGCAGGAAGGGATCGACAAGATCGCCGCGGTTGGCGCCGCGCTGCCGGGCGAAGCCATCGAATGGCATTTCATCGGGCCGATCCAGAGCAACAAGACGCGACCGATCGCGGCCAGCTTCGCCTGGGTGCACACGGTCGAGCGCCTGAAGATCGCCCAGCGGCTGTCCGAGCAGCGGCCGGATGACCTTCCGCCGCTGAACATCTGTTTGCAAGTGAACATCAGCGGCGAGGCCAGCAAAAGCGGCGCCACGCCCGAAGAACTGCCCGAACTGGCGCGCCAGGTGGCGGCGCTGTCGCGCCTGAAACTGCGCGGACTGATGGCCATTCCCGAACCGGAAACTGACGTGTCAAAACAACGGGCGGCGTTCGCGCGGGTACGCATGTTGTTCGATCAGCTACGCGCCGACGGATTCGACCTCGACACGCTGTCGATGGGGATGTCGGCGGACCTCGAGGCGGCGATCGCGGAAGGCGCCACTATCGTGCGCGTCGGCAGCGCCATTTTCGGCGCGCGCAATTACGACAACAAGGACAAGGCATGA